tcgaaattttttatacaaataaatgatattgaTCAAATCGCTACAAACCCtttagttttcgagtaaaaaattcgtaaaatttgaaaaaacgcagATTTTACGATCTGTATCCCCTAAAGAGTGTATGcgaaaaatatcacatttttatttgtattgtaaaaatttttggcgTAATTTTTCGAAcctttctgttaatttgactttatttcgagtcgaATGGTGAAAAGCCAACCTTTTTACAtctatagaacagaaaatcattacgtggtttttacaccacaaaattttatacatattaaaaatctgattttttcatattctttttGAGGGATAAAAATCCTTTTTGAGGGATTTTTGAGGGAAAACTGGAGGGTTTAGTTATTTAATGTCTAGTCATTAGTTTAGTCATTTTTTGTTCTTagacaataaattttgaaaagatctcttaataaagtaaattttagatTAAGTAGAAAGCTAGAATCTTTATTTCTAAAACAAACTTGGTATTTTACATCGATATATTATTCTAGTATATAACATGGCAgctattttttcctattttttagcattttgtacgcattttgtttcatattcattGTTTGGAGCATATTGCGCATAAATTTCTTGTAATTTTGCaggtttgttttcttttaaatgtttatgaaGTTTAGCCAAACCAGTCTTTTGATATTCGGAACATTTGGCGCAGCATGTTGCAAGTGATTCTTTAAAAtgctcttaaaaataaaaagaaaaaattagtaCAGAGATATAttctgaaattaattatttaaggtagaatgtccgtaaattcacttttttacataattcaataaaattttgagtagatattaaggtagtacgagcgccaaggcaagtttagttttgtggttgaaattatttgtaccttattttcatctttgatgataaattttgttataacttcatgaacgttgatgaaaaataagaataaaatttttcgatttttgccatggttttcgaaatatcgagagttaaataattaaacaaaattttaaataggtatATTGAGAACTACTtcggatatcgaaaaattttattattttaccttGTATCCCCACTACTCGTGAGAATCATGTAGAAAAAggtgctcctatatgtaaaagtaagtgtaagcaccatggcgtcattTTTGCATGGtgcaggtgagaatatgaatgccaCACACCTTGGTGTCTCACCCCTGCATTAGCAAGTATGTACAGCGTTGCTtaatactaactctgcataagtattcaaagaaaattacataaataccgtacagaaataaatccgcATTTTCGGTACCGGAAATTTTTGCTTTCTTGTCAATTTCCGACGCcctacgtgatttatttctgtacggcataaCTCACTTCGAATATCTATGccgagttagtatccagcaaaaCCGTACTTATAGGTACGGCAGCTACAGGGGTGAGACACCAAGGTATGTGACATTCTGGTTCTTGTTCTCACCGGTACTCACCTGTACCGTGCTTACGACATGTACTGGCGCCATggtgctaaaatttatttttaattataagagcatctttttcaacatgtttcctGATAGGTCATTTCCTCCGAAAAATTTAAGCACGGACTTGTAGTTTAATAGTGAAAGCCAGTTGAGaaacaaatcatttattattactcttgttatttttattttattatttctggtGGCGTTACGAAAgcgatgtgttgacgtcactgccgtttgaatttatagtttagaaaaacctttttcaattgtaaaatatacatgaaaaatcaatttaaaaacttttctattccAATTAATTTAATGGTAATTAAATAACATGAAATAGATTGTATTTCAATTGATtggattaaattaattaaataaattaattgattaataacaCAAGTTTTAATACATACTTTTGATTTCTTCAGCATCTCTGGTACATTTTCCTTGTCCAAGAAGACAAGCAAGGTAATTATTGAACAATCgatcatttttaataagttcATCGATATCAACGGTATCGTATTTGGTTGTATAATGGTCGTCTGGTTTTGGTACAGCGTAGACAATGGTAGCTAAAGCTACTACTACAAAAATTGTTGCgtatttcattttgattgttgataatgattaatttgtaaattgatgaCTGATTTGACTGAAGATGTTTAATTTTTGGCCCTTTAtatacttaataattaattaccaaaatttaatttttatggtaatgttATGCATACAATACACTTCCCTAAATCGGTAAAAAACTTATTGAGAAAACATTTATGCAGTaaagatgtattattatttgaaattaaccttcgaaaataatattacaagattttttttgtGGACAAACCtactacaaaatattaaattattttattttattcaaaattatttttctataaaaaaaactctgtaaaagaaatcaatttaacaaattaaaaaaaccgactgcgttaaataaaaactgaagagAAACAATCGAATCCAATAGTTTTTATGCTTGTAATAGGACGgggtccattaaaatctagGTCGAATCAAATCTTTCCAATATTGTACTCCGACTATGAAAgtgtatgtttttttcttttcagttttgatttaaggatgtacgagcgccaggataattttggataaaagacttgatattttttttattgaagtctaaatcaattcaaaaaattttaggggatGGGGGtgattaataaataggcaacttgaattacgtatactttatacatgtataatagttttcgattatttgacaaacacttaacatttacgtcataaaagttgcctatttactaattttttaagtgaactttaaaattgatcgttttattgaagtaaaaatttattgttgattaacaaatagaaacatttgcacaaCTAACTaatgccttactaatgatatttgacacctaagaaacacattccatgaggttttagcaaattTGGAGCGGTTTCTTGCATTTTCTTGCAAAATatgttagaataaaattttacaccaCCCAACATACTATACattattcaaaaagaaatacCACATTCCGTGTACACGCGTATTAATCAAAAgactaacaaaatttaaaaaacttccatTGTAGACGAATGGCCGGTTCTTATAAACTTCTCATGATAACGACCGAAGCAAAATTTTAGGGATGTAACACGTAAGTTATGAcatcagaaatttttatagataataggtatttttataatgataGGTATCTTTCctgaaaaatggattttttggCTGCGATGTGAAGGCCAAGAATGTGCTATATTTGCGCCTTCCTGCCATGGAACTTCAAAAGAAGTTCTTATTCTTTATTTCAAGGGAGAGcatgaaaaaaaaagcttttatttagtacgaatttaaatcaaagtatcgtatatttaaattaacacaaaaaatttatttagaaacatAAAAgagttacatttaaaaaaacatatatttaagcTTCAGCGATGTTAAATTTTCCTTTACATTTTTCTTCGTATTCACCTTTTGGGTCGAATTTTTCTCTAAGATCTTTAAGTAAATCAGCTTTGTTTTCTACAAGATATTTGTACACTTTTTTGAtagtttctttttgtttatCGGTACATTTTTCACAGCAGTTGTCCATAGCTTCTTTGGCGtgttctgaaaaaaatatagaattaaattttgcatttagaatcgaagaatatatttaaaactaaaatatttatttttcataaaaagtaagCTTCTACAGTCTCGTGAAATTTAGAAGGCGGggtaaaatatctttatttgaagagaataaaacttttcaaatctAAATCACTATTCGCTTAGCAAAATCGACAATGCAGCCCTTGTAAAAGCGTTTAAGAACTTGGCTACATCCTAAGGACCTTCCCAAAAAAATAAGTGTATGATAGATAATATTTGAGACcttcgtttcaaattttgagggtggtTGGAAAGgagcattaaaaaatttacctgcttataaagggcattaatAAGAATGGTGacacacgatttaaagatgatcctaagaaaacgtgattttttgggaatatccttaaaaaaaatttaagtagatCGTTTTCACGAAACTATAATGTATACAGTCCAGGCCCATACCCCGGATTTATTCAGGGGGGGGGGAGTGTTCAATTTTTTGTCCATTATGTGCCACATTCAGCATCATACAGGCCTTTGTATTAGTCATCTGCCTCATTCAGCCTTTCAACcgaccaaaaattattttacttctttacatttttttaaataacgttcTTTTTTTGCATGTGCAAAAAACTTATCTTTCCAAGTCAATTAGAGCGGAAACGGGTAAAACcgcaaaatattgaaaattcagcTTTTTGCATTATTCAACGATGTTTAACTTCCACAAAgacaataatttgaataaattaaattttcgaccATACGAGTAAGTTATGGGCTCGTTTACAAATGGGTAAAATTATccaagattattatttttacgtaTAAAAATGTCCCCGGATGTAGATTTTTGCATTTGAGGATTCGATGAGTTCGATTAATATTTGTCGAAATTTGCTCAAGTAACAACTGAAattattttggagaaaatttgaTATCGCTTAACTTTGACGACGCCGTTTGATTTTAAGATATGATATCGAACCAAATGTTTCTTTTGTTGAGTAAAAAGCTTTccaaatataatcaatttttcacaACACAAAACCCCGAAATATAGAAACTGTACTCACTTTTTAATTCTTCACCATCAGGAGTACATTTTCCACTGCCATCAACACaagcaatataattttttaataatcgatCATTTTCCAGAATTTTATCAATATCGATATTATCATATTTACTGGTATATTTATCATCATCAGCTAAACTCACAGTCGTACAAGCCACAATCACAAACACAGCAAGAATAAAAGATTTCATTTTCGTTTTCGATTTAATAACTTATGTTGATTCACTAATATAATTCACACTTAATGAAATCAATATTTGACTTCcctatttatattcaaaaaatcttaattaattgattatttgatTCTTAATAATGACGTTtgcaaattgattaattttgcaAGAAACAGtagatttccatttttttcttgCTTATTTATTTCTTGTCAATCAgcttaataacaaaaatagttttatggGTTTTCTACATGCAAATAAAGTATTAATGATTTTGCGGTAATTAAACGAATCAattgtggtaaaaaaaaaacaataccaaTTTGAGAGagacttatttattatatgtttattatttcatttcctAGAATATTACAAAGGTATTCAAAATTGTCCTAAAGCAGTGTGTGTGGattgattttattaactttctgaAACGAAGGTCTTGTTTTCAGTCCGAAAAGccaaatcagaaattttataatatagtttaCGTTTTAAGGTAGTTGTCTTGCTATATGGGCATCGTGTCGTCTCTAATTcgagataaacttaattaaaagttGGATCATTAACACGGAGAggtgtttttataaagaaccaATAGACTAAGAATAGGTTCCCAAAAAAtaagtgtatgaaaatatttgatacttattattttagtcgtttcaaattttgagggtgtAATTCTGTTAGAACTGGGTAAAATTAAACGAAgagtaaattttttcgatatataccatagttttggaaatattgatgtctagagatttagagaaaatcacttatagaagaaataacacacaaatgccattcatttcatcacttaaatcactttaaatgtattttatggaaaaacaagtGCTGATtgttacaattttctttataggaaaatatttgtcatgcttttaagGACATTAATGAATGTATATagacgatttaaagatgatcctaagaaaacgtgattttttgaattaagaATGTAGGTACAACTGCCATCTCTTAGATTGGGTCCTGCACCTTGTATAAATAAGTCGAAATTTACTCAAACTTTCCCTCATTTTAGACAAAAGTCCAGCTTTCTTCGAGGTAGAACCAATAAAATGGATTACTTACCTTTACTTGTCATTAAACTACAATCCAAATTGCTATcggtattaatttaatatatataaatgttttcagAAGCTCTGAACTTGGTTATCCTCTAATAATTAAGTGTCATTCGAAGAAAAGAAGAATCTGATAACCAAGAAAAATTCTAATATGAATCCAActggtgaaaatggaaatgaatGCGGAAAAATAACTAgttgtgtaaattatttttaaactgcccacatttaatatataaaacataataatttaaaaaatatatttattttattaaataaacttttattttttaatttgaatttgtaaGGACATTCTTAACCCACTTTTTCTTTCTCCCTTTCAAGTTCCATCTGAATAGATTCGCACTCGAAATTGCCGATCAAATGAGAAATTCTAAGCCGTGAGAGaccataatgaagcgaaattcgTATGATTCATTTTGTCTGGTTTTCATTGAGGattgataaaggtaagtttgATTATAgagaaaactgaaattttagcCGTGGttcaaatttcgaattttttagaaatcgagttttattgattttcatgatttttaaagCATAGGTAAATGGTAAGTGCAAAAATAGTCCGAAATatagatcgaaaattttaaaggacCAGTTAGGGTCTGAAGTGTTTAGCCCTTCAGATTAAAAACCTCATGTTTCTATAGAAATTTCGCTATCTCATAGACGAAAATAATCGTAGAAATTTCACTTCATCCCGTTACCTCTGAGCAGCTCATTTGTTTATAtagtttatgcaaaatttgtttatagtttATACACAACAACAAGCCTCCGGTTAACTTTTGggcaaaaaatttatctaacaaAGTAGCTTGAGATACGTTTTAAATAAGCTTGCATGTGAGTAAAAAAAACCCACAAATGGAATTagaagaaaattgtaatttttttataatcgacTCGCAGCAAAAGTTTTGAAGGCCACATAAAAGATCTATTTAAACATTAGAATagcaaaaaattagtttgtttaatttatttactgtcAAAAATCGTATAAATGTACTTTGAACTTacttttaagttaattattctaattaaaatagtaaaaactaaTAGACTCGGAGATACTGACAGAATatttcaagtcatatattacaGTAAGGGTTCCCCTAGTAGGTCAATATATTTTCGAAGGACAATGATGATTCCAACGTTGATCGCCGGGAAATAAGGAATAAAAAGTAGCAAGTTAAAAGAATAccataattttatatgttactgacaattttttttgtaaaccatcATGGCAATTTTCTACGCCGGTAACAAATATGCTGCTTTTACGGCGTTATGGTATATATTTAAcagaagtgaaaatttaaaactttgaactaactacattttttgaattttttaattaattgtagtatgaataattaaaatttcttcatttataTGCTTCAATACAATTATAGAaagatacttaattttttttcttttacgcCATATAGATCATCTATCCAGAGATCAGTGGATTTGATTCATCCAGAGATCAGTGAAGTATTTTCTCAATCAATAatagaaatacattttatatttaaaataaaatatttatttttaacaaagcattctttacaattaaaattttatttaaacaaaaacagttttttgtcCTCAAATCTTTTCGATGTTTTATTCACATATTTTgtaatgattcattttttaacatttaagggAATTGTTTTCTACATTCTGGTTCATATGCACCAGTTGGATCGTATATTTTTCGAAGACGATCTAATGCATCTGGTGATGTTTTTGCCAATTGTTTGTATACATTacgaaaaatatctttttgttttgGATTACATTTTGCACAGCATGTTGCTACAACTTCACCCAATATAtctgtaaaatgaaaaaaaaagaacagtTTTTAGACTTTGTAACACATACCCCTTAGAAATATTTTACCGTGTTTTCTTTCGTCATTCGCAAAATAGAAAGAAGTTATTGAGTTTCTTAGAGGTCCTAAGTGTACCCCGAAACATGATTTTTTACCATTTGTGTAAAGATATacttactttttatttgttCTCCTTCTGGCGTACATGGCCCAGTATTATCGAGACATGAAATATAACTATTAAATAGATCAGCATTTTTAAGACCTTCATCGATATTCAAACCAGTTGATGGATATCCATCTTGTGCGTAAACAATGGCAGCTAATGCAACAATCACAATTAACAAtttcattgtaataaaatttagaatattgttGTAGAAAAAACGAA
This genomic interval from Chrysoperla carnea chromosome 1, inChrCarn1.1, whole genome shotgun sequence contains the following:
- the LOC123290707 gene encoding ejaculatory bulb-specific protein 3-like is translated as MKYATIFVVVALATIVYAVPKPDDHYTTKYDTVDIDELIKNDRLFNNYLACLLGQGKCTRDAEEIKKHFKESLATCCAKCSEYQKTGLAKLHKHLKENKPAKLQEIYAQYAPNNEYETKCVQNAKK
- the LOC123290705 gene encoding ejaculatory bulb-specific protein 3-like, whose protein sequence is MKSFILAVFVIVACTTVSLADDDKYTSKYDNIDIDKILENDRLLKNYIACVDGSGKCTPDGEELKKHAKEAMDNCCEKCTDKQKETIKKVYKYLVENKADLLKDLREKFDPKGEYEEKCKGKFNIAEA